A window of the Fulvia fulva chromosome 3, complete sequence genome harbors these coding sequences:
- a CDS encoding Calcium/calmodulin-dependent protein kinase cmkA, whose product MSLQGMLNKLHGQPESYDRKSKYQMGRTLGAGTYGIVKEASGPTGKVAVKIILKKNVKGNDQMVYDELEMLQTLKHPHIVKFVDWFESRDKYYIITDLAQGGELFDRICDKGKFTEKDASATIRQVLDAVNYLHSKDVVHRDLKPENLLYMTRDENSDLVLADFGIAKHLDSPEGVLKTMAGSFGYAAPEVMLKKGHSKPVDVWSLGVITYTLLCGYSPFRSESLNDLIDETRNGRVVFHERYWKDVSKEAKNFILSCLKPDPHQRVSSQQALNDPWIAGKGATDHNLLPEIKAYMARARLKRGIDLVKLANRIEALKMQEDEEEDVPQEADVPADPIAAADQSISHRHGSTTSTSSLAPPEHEPQRKRSLSKLAKSAIFREVVLAKVREMKAEEEKQKTMSEHTSKST is encoded by the exons ATGTCGT TACAAGGGATGTTGAACAAGCTCCATGGCCAACCCGAAAGCTATGACCGCAAGAGCAAATACCAAATGGGTCGTACCCTCGGCGCTGGCACCTATGGTATCGTCAAGGAAGCCAGTGGCCCAACCGGCAAAGTCGCAGTGAAGATCATCCTGAAGAAGAACGTCAAGGGCAACGACCAGATGGTGTACGATGAGCTGGAGATGCTGCAAACGCTCAAACACCCTCACATTGTCAAATTTGTGGACTGGTTTGAAAGCCGCGACAAATACTACATCATCACTGACCTTGCTCAAGGCGGTGAGCTGTTCGACCGCATTTGCGACAAGGGCAAGTTTACTGAGAAGGACGCCTCCGCGACGATAAGACAAGTCCTGGACGCCGTCAACTATCTACACTCCAAGGACGTCGTGCATCGAGATCTCAAACCGGAGAACCTTTTGTACATGACCCGCGACGAGAACTCGGATCTGGTACTGGCAGACTTTGGCATCGCAAAGCATTTGGACAGTCCCGAGGGTGTGCTCAAGACCATGGCAGGATCCTTTGGCTATGCTGCACCGGAAGTCATGCTCAAAAAAGGGCATAGTAAGCCGGTCGACGTCTGGTCGCTTGGTGTCATCACGTACACTCTCCTCTGTGGCTACTCTCCTTTCCGCTCAGAATCACTCAACGACTTGATTGACGAAACCCGAAACGGACGTGTTGTCTTCCACGAACGATACTGGAAGGACGTCTCAAAGGAGGCAAAGAACTTCATCCTCTCCTGCCTCAAGCCCGATCCACACCAGCGAGTCTCCAGCCAGCAAGCACTGAACGATCCTTGGATTGCAGGCAAGGGTGCCACCGACCACAACTTGCTTCCTGAGATCAAGGCATATATGGCACGTGCTCGCCTGAAGAGAGGTATCGACCTTGTGAAGCTCGCCAACCGCATCGAGGCACTCAAAATGCAGGAAGACGAGGAAGAAGACGTACCACAAGAGGCCGACGTGCCTGCTGACCCGATCGCCGCAGCCGACCAATCGATCAGCCATCGGCACGGTAGCACCACGAGCACCTCGTCCCTTGCCCCGCCGGAGCATGAGCCGCAAAGGAAGCGGAGTCTTAGTAAGCTGGCAAAGAGTGCAATCTTCAGAGAG GTGGTACTGGCGAAGGTGCGCGAGAtgaaggccgaggaagaaaAGCAAAAGACCATGTCAGAACACACCAGCAAGTCGACATGA
- a CDS encoding Ubiquitin-conjugating enzyme E2 W, with product MAGMSAKRLQKELAKIQQPLPPGITLVSAPDLKQWEIDIQVLDNPLYNPEEKYRLKFSFSPQYPIEAPEVVFMKLADPPRPIPMHPHVYSNGIICLDLLDKQGWSPVHNVESISLSLQSMLASNTKNERPPGDAEFVKSNRQRPRDISFLYHDPNRALANLRSFTSPPTHWYKCPLARRAAVLILLFADGKGDLRVVLTIRSAGLKSYAGQAALPGGKSDLLSETPFQTARREAFEEIGLPMSDHKLPPGYSVEHLTELPANLAMTELGVRPCVAYLKTPEPSPRNQHPDAARDILPKLDAREVAAVFTAPFRNFLFEKDIDEETREKVPGEWYKGSWHSWHESAWRMHQFFVPVTPSTVFLARKPKSYTDPRPPQEVKSRPTTTGAKTPGSNSKQSTLQPPLSRSFYTSTNNALEQPRYRVFGMTARILVDAARVAYGEEPEYEHNSHFGDEDMIARLRAIGRLASERKEGDVLTREVMNKAAKATPSKI from the exons ATGGCTGGGATGTCGGCCAAACGGTTACAGAAAGAGTTGGCTAAAATTCAGCAACCACTTCCTCCAGGCATCACTCTGGTATCCGCGCCCGATCTTAAGCAGTGGGAAATAGACATACAGGTGCTGGACAACCCACTATACAATCCGGAGGAGAAGTATCGGCTTAAGTTCAGCTTCTCTCCACAGTATCCGATCGAGGCTCCTGAAGTCGTCTTCATGAAGCTCGCCGACCCGCCCAGGCCGATACCTATGCACCCGCATGTCTACAGCAATGGAATCATATGTCTAGACCTGCTGGACAAGCAAGGATGGAGCCCAGTACATAACGTGGAGAGCATCAGTTTGAGTTTGCAGAGCATGTTGGCAAGTAACACGAAGAACGAGC GGCCTCCCGGTGATGCGGAGTTCGTCAAGTCCAACCGACAGCGACCTCGAGACATCAGCTTCCTCTACCATGATCCGAAT AGGGCCCTAGCTAACCTTCGCTCCTTCACCTCCCCACCGACGCACTGGTACAAATGCCCGCTCGCGAGAAGGGCAGCAGTCCTGATACTGCTGTTTGCTGATGGAAAGGGCGACCTGCGAGTGGTGTTGACGATAAGAAGTGCTGGTCTCAAGAGCT ATGCCGGACAAGCAGCGCTCCCAGGTGGTAAATCGGATCTGCTATCTGAAACACCTTTTCAGACCGCGCGAAGGGAAGCGTTTGAGGAAATCGGCCTGCCCATGAGCGATCACAAGCTGCCGCCTGGCTACTCAGTAGAGCATCTTACCGAGCTTCCAGCAAACCTGGCAATGACAGAGCTTGGCGTGAGGCCTTGTGTGGCATACCTGAAGACACCGGAACCTTCGCCCAGAAACCAACATCCGGATGCTGCGAGGGACATTTTGCCAAAGCTCGATGCACGAGAGGTTGCAGCAGTCTTCACTGCACCATTCAGAAACTTCCTGTTCGAGAAAGACATAGACGAAGAAACGCGGGAGAAGGTCCCGGGAGAGTGGTACAAAGGCTCCTGGCATAGTTGGCACGAAAGTGCATGGCGTATGCATCAGTTCTTCGTACCGGTCACACCATCGACTGTGTTTCTGGCAAGAAAGCCAAAGTCCTACACCGATCCAAGGCCACCGCAGGAAGTCAAGAGCAGACCGACGACGACTGGTGCGAAGACTCCTGGGTCGAACTCAAAGCAATCTACGTTGCAGCCACCACTTTCAAGGTCTTTCTATACCAGCACGAACAATGCACTGGAGCAGCCCAGGTATAGAGTATTCGGGATGACAGCCAGAATCTTGGTCGATGCCGCTCGCGTGGCTTATGGCGAGGAGCCCGAATATGAACACAACAGCCATTTTGGAGATGAGGACATGATTGCAAGGTTGAGAGCGATTGGCAGGCTTGCCAGTGAGAGGAAAGAGGGAGACGTGCTGACCCGTGAAGTGATGAATAAAGCAGCGAAAGCCACGCCATCGAAAATCTAG
- a CDS encoding Arginine permease CAN1: MADHIKSEDAIFGAGPNEKKTTYDVHSTSGSSDVEKQDDSIRAGTTVQLKRKLQSRHLQMIAIGGTIGTGLFIGSGSALATAGPAGALIAYAFIGTLVYSVMVALGEMATYIPISGAFTVYAARFVDPALGFAMGWIYWFSWAITYALELTACGLIIQYWAPELNVGIFIGVFWLVITAINFLPVSFYGEVEFWFASIKVLTVIGFLIFAICIDAGAGQQGYLGFKYWHHPGAFTPYNAVWTDQALAKFVSFWSVLIQAGFSYQGTELVGIAAGETANPRKTVPAAIKKTFYRILFFFVFTVIFIGLLVPSDNEQLLSGNTDASASPMVIAAKLAGVKVLPGLINAVLLCVVLSAANANVYSGSRILVGLAEERSAPSWFKLTTNGGVPYVGVAFTAAFGLLGFLNESTDGGKVFDWLLNITSIAGFISWTCINICHIAFMRALKARGQSRDTLPYKAFWQPWFSWYGLFFNVLIIVTNGFTAFIPWNTSDFFVAYISVIIFFVMYFGYKLVYRTKFVKPIDADLDTGRKEIEEMYFEQVVPTTLWGKFWVWMG; encoded by the coding sequence ATGGCGGACCATATCAAGTCGGAAGATGCCATATTCGGTGCTGGACCTAACGAGAAGAAGACAACCTACGATGTCCACTCTACCTCTGGAAGCAGCGATGTCGAGAAGCAGGATGACTCGATCCGCGCAGGGACCACAGTACAGCTCAAGCGCAAGCTACAGTCACGGCATCTTCAGATGATAGCGATCGGAGGAACCATTGGTACAGGACTCTTCATCGGATCAGGTTCGGCACTCGCAACAGCAGGACCTGCTGGAGCACTCATCGCATATGCCTTCATTGGAACTTTAGTCTACTCGGTCATGGTGGCGCTTGGAGAGATGGCCACCTATATCCCGATATCCGGTGCCTTCACAGTCTACGCAGCAAGATTCGTTGACCCGGCGCTAGGATTCGCTATGGGATGGATCTACTGGTTTTCCTGGGCAATCACATACGCACTCGAGTTGACGGCATGTGGTCTTATCATCCAGTACTGGGCACCAGAACTCAATGTCGGCATCTTCATTGGCGTATTCTGGCTAGTCATAACTGCCATCAACTTCCTGCCAGTGTCATTTTACGGAGAGGTCGAGTTCTGGTTCGCATCGATTAAGGTCCTCACAGTCATTGGCTTCCTCATCTTCGCCATCTGTATCGACGCTGGTGCAGGACAGCAAGGCTACCTCGGCTTCAAGTACTGGCATCACCCAGGTGCTTTTACACCATACAATGCAGTCTGGACGGATCAAGCACTCGCCAAGTTCGTTAGCTTCTGGTCTGTGCTTATTCAGGCTGGGTTCTCGTACCAGGGTACAGAGCTTGTCGGTATTGCTGCTGGTGAGACTGCCAACCCACGCAAGACTGTGCCCGCGGCTATCAAGAAGACCTTCTACAGAATTCTGTTCTTCTTCGTCTTCACCGTTATCTTCATCGGCCTTTTGGTGCCCTCCGACAACGAGCAGCTTCTTTCTGGCAACACCGATGCATCAGCCTCACCTATGGTCATCGCGGCTAAGCTCGCTGGCGTTAAAGTGCTACCAGGACTCATCAACGCCGTCCTCCTCTGCGTCGTCCTCAGCGCAGCAAACGCAAACGTCTACAGCGGGTCCCGCATTCTCGTTGGTCTCGCCGAGGAGCGCTCAGCACCAAGTTGGTTCAAGCTCACTACCAATGGCGGCGTACCTTATGTCGGCGTAGCTTTCACCGCCGCATTCGGTCTCCTCGGCTTCCTCAACGAGTCAACAGACGGTGGCAAAGTATTCGACTGGCTGCTCAATATCACCTCGATCGCCGGCTTCATCAGCTGGACCTGTATCAACATTTGCCACATCGCCTTCATGCGGGCCCTCAAAGCACGAGGCCAATCACGAGATACACTACCATACAAAGCATTCTGGCAACCGTGGTTCAGCTGGTACGGCCTATTCTTCAACGTCCTCATCATCGTCACGAATGGTTTCACTGCGTTCATCCCGTGGAATACATCCGACTTCTTCGTGGCGTATATCAGCGTTATCATATTCTTCGTGATGTACTTTGGGTACAAGCTGGTGTACAGGACGAAGTTTGTCAAGCCGATCGATGCTGACTTGGACACGGGGAGGAAGGAGATCGAGGAGATGTATTTTGAGCAGGTGGTGCCTACGACGCTTTGGGGGAAGTTTTGGGTTTGGATGGGATAG
- a CDS encoding mRNA export factor mex67, with protein sequence MPAQKRRGGGGPRSAISERIKQGRKADRDGDLNMGGPSTNPRTNNRRYPAGTVDLTDRRNQSKINKNNSKHTPLNSRTNAPPRGGKIVEFKVTGWEKSTVIHDSDRGQKSLEIWLTKGMNKRLGTAVKRQAQLKKTRREGDVLFVYVHELDSKALSKLNGFKWAGVDLTIERTDGWNHQQQPQQLSEGSMMLKQLFRDLLERRYNMDTKLLDLSALYEDPALQHLKADMQAAKFFAALMRVLQQSFETPDDLYAAVQSVSLANNNLENVDKVKDLSYALPKLQNLDLSNNQFQRLDALDLWRRRFRDLRHLIVTGNPFVQNEPDYAKELVGRYPNLRILNDLQVRTDEDVARRRTTRDLPLPIKGPLFVDQGEVVVNFVTQWFAGFDNDRLGLVQAFYDDNSRFSLVINGSAPRDPAGFADESQEWGVYMKYSRNLKKVSGLGSRMGKSYRTAAAIAKLFQDLPLTQHPDLMTEARKWMIESHVQHNVSHPGQPGGFEGMSIDIHGEFDEIDGRTGSTKKRSMDHNIVIGPGMVPGQVRVLTHMLTIRAYGGTQAFEPDVVTNYNAHTPPPAAEPEAYQVAGLDEAQAMALCTQLSTKTGMTMQLCKDCLDQAGWNYPVAEEIYQKAKPNLGGEAWIRGVPLW encoded by the coding sequence ATGCCCGCACAGAAGCGCAGAGGAGGAGGCGGACCCCGCAGCGCGATCTCAGAGCGAATTAAACAAGGACGTAAAGCAGATCGCGATGGCGATTTGAATATGGGCGGACCGAGCACAAATCCCAGGACGAACAACAGAAGGTATCCAGCGGGGACTGTGGACCTTACCGACCGACGAAACCAGTCCAAAATCAACAAGAACAACTCGAAGCACACTCCTCTCAACTCTAGAACCAACGCGCCCCCTCGTGGCGGGAAGATTGTGGAGTTCAAGGTCACAGGCTGGGAGAAGAGCACGGTCATACATGACAGTGACAGAGGTCAGAAGTCACTCGAGATATGGCTGACAAAGGGCATGAACAAGAGACTCGGCACCGCAGTGAAGCGACAAGCACAACTCAAAAAGACTCGGAGGGAAGGAGATGTGCTCTTCGTATATGTGCATGAGCTTGACTCAAAGGCACTGTCGAAGCTGAACGGCTTTAAGTGGGCTGGCGTGGATCTCACGATTGAACGTACCGACGGATGGAACCATCAACAACAACCGCAACAGCTCTCGGAAGGTAGCATGATGCTCAAGCAACTCTTCCGAGACCTCCTCGAGCGTCGGTACAATATGGACACCAAGCTGCTCGACCTCTCGGCCTTGTATGAAGACCCCGCGCTGCAACATCTCAAAGCCGACATGCAGGCCGCCAAGTTCTTTGCTGCGCTCATGAGAGTCTTACAGCAGTCCTTTGAGACGCCGGACGATCTCTACGCAGCTGTCCAGAGTGTGTCCCTGGCCAACAATAACCTCGAAAACGTTGACAAGGTGAAGGATCTGTCGTATGCTCTCCCAAAACTTCAAAATCTCGACCTTTCGAACAACCAGTTTCAGAGACTCGACGCCCTCGACTTGTGGAGACGTCGCTTCCGAGATCTACGACACCTTATCGTTACTGGCAACCCCTTTGTGCAGAACGAACCCGACTATGCCAAAGAGCTGGTTGGCCGATACCCGAACTTGCGCATACTCAACGACCTTCAAGTACGCACCGACGAAGATGTCGCTCGACGAAGGACGACACGAGACTTGCCACTACCGATCAAGGGTCCTCTGTTCGTTGACCAAGGTGAAGTCGTCGTCAACTTCGTGACCCAATGGTTCGCGGGCTTCGACAACGACCGACTGGGACTTGTGCAGGCCTTCTACGATGACAACTCACGATTCTCCCTTGTCATCAACGGGTCGGCACCACGTGACCCAGCCGGCTTTGCCGATGAGTCTCAGGAGTGGGGAGTGTACATGAAGTACAGTCGCAACCTTAAGAAGGTGTCTGGGCTTGGGTCACGAATGGGCAAATCTTACCGCACTGCCGCTGCTATCGCGAAGCTCTTCCAAGATCTGCCCTTGACACAGCATCCGGACCTTATGACAGAAGCACGCAAGTGGATGATTGAGTCCCACGTGCAGCATAATGTGTCGCATCCAGGTCAGCCAGGTGGTTTCGAGGGCATGTCAATTGATATCCACGGCGAGTTTGACGAGATCGACGGACGGACTGGCAGCACGAAGAAGCGCAGCATGGACCACAATATTGTGATCGGTCCCGGCATGGTTCCTGGCCAAGTGCGTGTGCTCACCCACATGCTCACCATTCGAGCGTATGGTGGCACGCAAGCCTTCGAACCCGATGTCGTTACGAATTACAACGCTCATACACCACCTCCAGCTGCTGAGCCCGAGGCTTATCAGGTCGCGGGTCTTGATGAGGCCCAGGCTATGGCTCTCTGCACCCAACTGTCCACGAAGACTGGGATGACTATGCAGCTCTGCAAAGACTGTCTCGACCAAGCTGGATGGAATTACCCTGTGGCTGAGGAAATCTACCAGAAAGCGAAGCCCAACCTCGGAGGAGAAGCGTGGATTAGGGGCGTTCCCCTCTGGTAA